In Edaphobacter dinghuensis, a genomic segment contains:
- a CDS encoding sensor histidine kinase — translation MVDRSRLRTPGGVAEGAGLAHDAGNLLGALTLYSELLAMPGVLHEEYREFAGELRLLSERSWAMINRLVNHARAEQIETESEAIVLPEVVERSRGLLSRVAGRPVEVVYGAGAYERVDTSVEVAERILTNLVKNASEATTGAESIAVVVEGALEGARRRVKMTVRDQGCGMSAAAVERLMRAGGISSASGRGIGFCVVRELVAMSGGCLKVSSEMGQGTSISVEWYVAEVKVEPVQQAALAGGQI, via the coding sequence TTGGTTGATCGATCCAGATTGAGAACGCCTGGAGGTGTCGCCGAAGGCGCAGGACTGGCGCATGATGCTGGAAACCTGCTGGGCGCGTTGACGCTCTACTCCGAGCTGCTGGCTATGCCGGGGGTGCTGCATGAAGAGTACCGCGAGTTTGCCGGAGAGTTGCGCCTGCTGAGCGAGCGGAGCTGGGCGATGATCAACCGTTTGGTGAACCATGCAAGGGCAGAGCAAATCGAGACGGAAAGCGAAGCAATCGTGCTGCCGGAGGTTGTGGAGCGATCGAGAGGGCTCTTAAGCCGGGTTGCCGGCCGGCCGGTCGAGGTGGTTTATGGTGCCGGAGCCTATGAGCGAGTGGACACAAGCGTAGAGGTCGCGGAGCGGATTTTGACCAACCTGGTGAAAAATGCGTCGGAGGCGACGACCGGAGCGGAGAGCATCGCGGTGGTGGTGGAGGGTGCGCTTGAGGGGGCTCGCAGACGAGTGAAGATGACGGTTCGCGACCAGGGATGCGGGATGAGTGCGGCTGCTGTGGAACGACTGATGAGGGCAGGCGGCATCTCTTCGGCGAGCGGAAGAGGGATTGGCTTTTGCGTGGTGCGGGAGTTGGTGGCGATGTCGGGCGGATGCCTGAAGGTATCGAGTGAGATGGGGCAGGGGACGAGCATCTCGGTGGAGTGGTATGTCGCTGAGGTTAAAGTCGAGCCAGTGCAGCAGGCCGCGCTGGCGGGTGGACAGATTTAA
- a CDS encoding peptidylprolyl isomerase — MPTKPGTYATFKTSEGTIVCELFEKDAPQTVANFIGLAEGTKDWNSRSKKGAKLYDGTIFHRVIPQFMIQGGDPEGTGMGGPGYKFADETQGSKHGFQEKGKLAMANAGPNTNGSQFFITVADTSWLTGKHTIFGEVVEGYDVVEKISKVSRDGMDRPKTPVVLESVTIERV; from the coding sequence ATGCCAACCAAGCCCGGAACCTATGCAACCTTCAAAACCAGCGAAGGCACCATCGTCTGTGAGCTCTTCGAGAAGGACGCACCTCAGACCGTAGCCAACTTCATCGGTCTCGCCGAAGGAACCAAAGACTGGAACAGCCGCAGCAAGAAAGGCGCGAAGCTCTATGACGGAACCATCTTCCATCGCGTCATCCCTCAGTTCATGATTCAAGGCGGCGACCCCGAAGGCACCGGCATGGGCGGCCCAGGCTACAAGTTCGCCGACGAAACCCAGGGCTCGAAGCACGGCTTTCAGGAGAAGGGCAAGCTCGCCATGGCCAACGCCGGCCCCAACACCAACGGCTCGCAGTTCTTCATCACCGTAGCTGACACAAGCTGGCTCACCGGCAAGCACACCATCTTCGGCGAAGTCGTCGAGGGCTATGACGTCGTCGAAAAGATCTCCAAGGTAAGCCGCGACGGCATGGACCGCCCCAAGACCCCAGTCGTCCTCGAATCCGTCACCATCGAACGCGTGTAG
- a CDS encoding sigma-54-dependent transcriptional regulator has translation MAGVIGWDEDVPTGVLIGLTPLGGEAVAAEVKKDRTSGHMELLHVMVVDDDEAVRKACCEIAGRLGCVVVGAGNATAAQAILKDHQIDLILLDLKLPGGGGMALLEQVKMLHPETAVVVMTAFATVSSAVEAMRIGASDYLTKPFALEDLTLVLERAGQRHHMDVQSRQLRERLRTQQGVSGLVGQSPEMEKLYRILSKVAFSTHPVLILGESGTGKELVARSIHFNGTNAAKPFIAVDCGSLVPTLIESELFGHVKGAFTGADRAKEGLLATADGGTVFLDEIGELPLDLQSKLLRALQEKEVRPVGATQARPISARVLAATNRDLATMVEQGRFRKDLYFRLNVVNLRIPPLRNRREDIAPLAMHFLAKMQKETGAERVFSDDTLRMMIEYDWPGNVRELENAIERACALSSGPVLHMGDLPTQLQDFRMQRGGSSVANGMEQADEDNDLAAPKAGIVSIAELEKKAIMDTLRQLNGDKLMAARLLGIGKTTLYRKLKEYGIAEA, from the coding sequence ATGGCTGGAGTCATTGGATGGGATGAGGATGTTCCGACAGGCGTGCTGATCGGGTTGACTCCGCTGGGAGGAGAGGCGGTTGCCGCGGAGGTAAAGAAAGACCGCACCTCCGGACACATGGAGCTGCTGCATGTGATGGTCGTCGACGACGATGAGGCAGTGCGGAAGGCATGTTGCGAGATTGCAGGACGGCTGGGCTGCGTTGTGGTTGGTGCGGGGAACGCGACAGCGGCGCAGGCGATCCTGAAGGACCATCAGATTGATTTAATTTTGCTGGATTTGAAGTTGCCGGGTGGTGGCGGGATGGCGCTGCTGGAGCAGGTGAAGATGCTGCATCCGGAGACGGCGGTGGTGGTGATGACGGCGTTTGCTACGGTGTCGTCGGCGGTGGAGGCGATGCGGATTGGAGCGAGCGACTATCTGACCAAGCCCTTTGCGCTGGAGGACCTGACCCTGGTGCTGGAGCGCGCAGGACAGCGGCACCATATGGATGTGCAGAGCCGTCAACTGCGGGAGCGCCTGCGAACGCAGCAGGGCGTCAGCGGCCTGGTAGGGCAGTCGCCGGAGATGGAGAAGCTGTACAGAATTCTGTCGAAGGTAGCCTTTTCGACGCATCCGGTACTGATTCTGGGCGAGAGCGGAACGGGCAAGGAGCTGGTGGCGCGGTCGATCCACTTTAATGGAACGAATGCGGCGAAGCCGTTTATTGCAGTGGACTGCGGTTCGTTGGTGCCTACCCTGATTGAGAGTGAGCTGTTCGGGCATGTGAAGGGGGCGTTTACCGGGGCTGACCGGGCCAAAGAAGGATTGCTGGCTACGGCAGATGGAGGCACGGTTTTTCTGGATGAGATTGGGGAGCTTCCGCTGGATCTGCAGTCGAAGCTGTTGCGGGCGTTGCAGGAGAAGGAGGTGCGCCCGGTAGGAGCAACGCAGGCGCGGCCGATCTCGGCTCGTGTGCTGGCGGCGACCAACCGCGACCTGGCAACGATGGTGGAGCAGGGACGGTTTCGCAAGGACCTTTACTTCCGGCTGAATGTGGTGAATCTGCGGATTCCGCCGCTGCGAAACCGGCGCGAGGATATCGCTCCGCTGGCCATGCATTTTTTGGCGAAGATGCAGAAGGAGACCGGGGCCGAGCGGGTCTTCTCCGACGATACGCTGCGCATGATGATCGAATATGACTGGCCGGGCAATGTGCGCGAGCTGGAGAATGCGATCGAGCGAGCGTGCGCGTTGTCGTCGGGGCCGGTGCTACATATGGGCGACCTGCCGACGCAGTTGCAGGACTTCAGAATGCAGCGTGGAGGCTCGAGCGTGGCCAACGGGATGGAGCAGGCGGATGAGGATAACGACCTGGCGGCGCCGAAGGCTGGGATTGTCTCGATTGCAGAGCTGGAGAAGAAAGCTATTATGGATACGCTGCGGCAGCTGAATGGAGACAAGCTGATGGCGGCACGGCTCCTGGGAATCGGAAAGACAACACTTTATCGAAAGCTGAAGGAGTACGGGATCGCCGAGGCTTAG
- the mdh gene encoding malate dehydrogenase codes for MRKKVTIVGAGNVGATAAHWIAAKELADVVLLDVAEGTPQGKGLDLLEAMPIEKRDCNIIGTNDYADTANSDIVVITAGIPRKPGMSRDDLLNTNYKIMSDVVSKVTAQSPNSIIIVVSNPLDAMAQAAFHQAKFPRERVIGMAGVLDSARFRTFIAQELNVSVENVTAFVLGGHGDTMVPLSRYSTVAGIPITELIAPERLAELVQRTRDGGAEIVKYLKTGSAFYAPSAAAVEMVEAILKDKKKILPCAAYLQGEYGISGLFVGVPCKLGAKGLEQIIEIKLSADEQAALQRSADAVKELCTVIGVA; via the coding sequence ATGCGTAAGAAGGTAACAATCGTTGGGGCGGGAAATGTTGGAGCGACTGCGGCGCATTGGATCGCCGCGAAGGAATTGGCAGACGTCGTTCTGCTGGATGTTGCGGAGGGAACGCCGCAGGGCAAGGGCCTCGATCTGCTGGAGGCGATGCCGATTGAGAAGCGCGACTGCAACATTATCGGCACCAATGATTATGCAGATACCGCGAACTCTGACATCGTCGTGATTACGGCGGGCATTCCGCGTAAGCCGGGGATGAGCCGCGACGATCTACTGAATACGAACTACAAGATCATGTCCGATGTGGTGAGCAAGGTCACGGCGCAGTCGCCGAACTCGATCATCATCGTTGTCTCGAACCCGCTGGATGCGATGGCGCAGGCTGCGTTCCATCAGGCGAAGTTTCCGCGCGAGCGCGTGATCGGTATGGCAGGCGTGCTTGATTCGGCGCGCTTCCGCACCTTTATCGCGCAGGAGCTGAATGTCTCCGTCGAGAATGTCACTGCGTTTGTTCTCGGCGGCCACGGCGACACGATGGTTCCGTTGTCGCGCTATTCGACGGTTGCGGGCATTCCGATTACGGAGCTGATTGCGCCGGAGCGGCTCGCGGAGCTGGTACAGCGGACACGTGATGGTGGCGCCGAGATTGTGAAGTATCTGAAGACGGGAAGCGCGTTTTATGCTCCTTCTGCTGCCGCGGTGGAGATGGTCGAGGCCATTCTGAAGGACAAGAAGAAGATTCTGCCTTGCGCTGCGTATTTGCAGGGTGAGTACGGCATCTCCGGCTTGTTTGTCGGTGTGCCGTGCAAGCTCGGCGCGAAGGGGTTGGAGCAGATCATCGAGATCAAGCTCAGTGCCGACGAGCAAGCCGCGTTGCAGAGGAGTGCGGATGCGGTGAAGGAGCTTTGCACCGTGATTGGCGTTGCGTAA
- a CDS encoding glycoside hydrolase family 88/105 protein produces the protein MKFFAGLMLLGCLGAQGAVAQGGIAQDSPSRLMAASVIEQWPAGTSTTGGSEAWGYEEGVLLDGMAAEWHTTADGQDFHYIKAAVDRYVTADGAITGYKADAHSLDNIELGRAVLLVYRVTQEPKYYKAAKFLHEQLEAQPRTASGGYWHKQIYPNQMWLDGAYMAEPFRAAYAATFHESGDFADIAKQLLLMDAHMREPKTGLMRHGWDESKKMPWADAKTGLSPEVWGRAMGWYAMALVDVLDWMPADQPQRPELVAALNRTMAAVVKYQDAKTGLWWQVMDKGGRAGNYTEASASCMFVYALAKGVRMGYLPQSDEASARRGWEAIQKAFVTTADGKMALDGTVKVGGLGGKPYRSGSYDYYIGEKTRVNDAKGIGAFLLAGSEMEQASTEALGQGKTVLVDAWFNSQTRQNAAGQTELFHYKWDDDTNNGFAFFGRAFQRYGAKLATEKTAPTAADLKKAQIYILASPDIPSKNPNPHYMDEKSGKVIADWVKRGGVLLLMENDGPNAEFTHFDTLSDRFGLHFNQVLVNHVIGADYPAGEIEIPAGTGVFEHSHLAYMKDTCTISPAKPAKAVVTKGNDVMIAVAKYGKGTVFAVVDPWVYNEYVDRRNHLPLKYDNFAGAIDLAGWAVRQ, from the coding sequence ATGAAGTTTTTTGCAGGGCTGATGTTGTTGGGATGTCTGGGCGCTCAGGGAGCAGTGGCACAGGGGGGCATTGCACAGGACTCGCCTTCGCGGTTGATGGCGGCTTCGGTGATAGAGCAGTGGCCTGCGGGAACTTCGACGACGGGAGGTTCGGAGGCGTGGGGCTATGAAGAGGGCGTGCTGCTGGACGGGATGGCTGCGGAGTGGCACACGACTGCGGATGGCCAGGACTTCCACTACATCAAGGCTGCGGTCGATAGGTATGTGACGGCGGACGGAGCTATTACGGGATATAAAGCGGATGCGCATAGTCTCGACAACATCGAGCTGGGACGCGCAGTGTTGCTGGTCTATCGCGTGACGCAGGAGCCGAAGTATTACAAGGCGGCGAAGTTTCTACACGAACAGCTTGAGGCGCAGCCTCGGACGGCGAGCGGAGGATATTGGCACAAGCAGATCTATCCGAACCAGATGTGGCTCGACGGCGCTTATATGGCAGAGCCGTTTCGTGCGGCTTATGCGGCTACATTTCATGAGTCCGGCGACTTTGCTGACATTGCCAAACAGTTGCTGCTGATGGATGCTCACATGCGCGAGCCTAAGACGGGCTTGATGCGACATGGGTGGGACGAGTCGAAGAAGATGCCGTGGGCCGATGCGAAGACGGGCTTGTCGCCTGAGGTCTGGGGACGGGCGATGGGCTGGTATGCGATGGCGCTGGTCGATGTTCTGGACTGGATGCCTGCGGACCAGCCGCAGCGGCCCGAGCTTGTTGCCGCGTTGAACCGGACGATGGCTGCGGTGGTGAAGTATCAGGATGCAAAGACCGGGCTTTGGTGGCAGGTGATGGACAAGGGCGGCAGAGCGGGCAACTACACGGAGGCTTCTGCTAGCTGCATGTTTGTGTATGCGTTGGCCAAAGGCGTTCGCATGGGTTATCTGCCGCAGAGCGATGAGGCGAGTGCGCGGCGTGGTTGGGAGGCGATTCAGAAGGCGTTTGTGACGACAGCCGATGGAAAGATGGCGTTGGATGGAACTGTGAAGGTTGGAGGATTGGGAGGAAAGCCTTATCGCTCGGGAAGCTACGACTACTACATCGGCGAGAAGACGCGGGTGAACGATGCCAAGGGCATTGGCGCGTTTCTGCTGGCGGGAAGCGAGATGGAGCAGGCATCGACCGAGGCTTTGGGACAGGGCAAAACGGTGCTTGTGGATGCGTGGTTCAACTCGCAGACGCGGCAGAATGCGGCGGGACAGACGGAGCTGTTTCATTACAAGTGGGACGATGACACGAACAACGGGTTCGCGTTTTTCGGACGCGCCTTTCAGCGTTATGGCGCGAAGCTGGCGACCGAGAAGACGGCTCCGACGGCGGCGGATTTGAAGAAGGCGCAGATCTATATTCTGGCTTCGCCGGATATTCCGTCGAAGAACCCGAACCCGCATTACATGGACGAGAAGAGCGGCAAGGTGATTGCCGACTGGGTGAAGCGTGGCGGTGTGCTGTTGCTGATGGAGAACGATGGGCCGAATGCGGAGTTTACCCACTTCGATACGTTGAGCGACCGGTTTGGCCTTCACTTCAACCAGGTGCTGGTGAACCATGTTATCGGTGCCGACTACCCGGCGGGAGAGATCGAGATTCCGGCGGGTACGGGTGTGTTTGAGCACTCTCATCTGGCCTATATGAAGGACACCTGCACGATCTCGCCAGCGAAGCCCGCGAAGGCTGTGGTGACGAAGGGCAACGACGTGATGATCGCCGTGGCGAAGTATGGCAAGGGGACGGTGTTTGCCGTGGTCGATCCGTGGGTCTACAACGAGTATGTTGATCGACGGAATCATCTGCCGTTGAAGTATGACAACTTCGCGGGTGCGATCGATCTGGCTGGATGGGCGGTGCGGCAGTAG
- a CDS encoding putative quinol monooxygenase yields the protein MAKYALYVSLKAKPGKESEVEAFLKQGAEMSKKEKGTVAWFGLKEEEGHYSVFDTFDDEAGRDAHLNGEIAKALMAKAEELFAESPKIHKIAIVANK from the coding sequence ATGGCGAAATATGCGCTTTACGTATCGTTGAAGGCAAAGCCGGGCAAGGAGTCTGAAGTCGAAGCATTTCTGAAACAAGGCGCGGAGATGTCCAAAAAAGAGAAGGGAACCGTTGCCTGGTTCGGTCTCAAAGAAGAGGAGGGTCACTACTCCGTCTTCGATACCTTTGATGATGAGGCGGGACGGGATGCTCACTTGAATGGAGAGATTGCCAAGGCATTGATGGCGAAGGCCGAAGAGTTATTTGCAGAGTCGCCCAAGATTCATAAGATCGCGATTGTCGCCAACAAATAA
- a CDS encoding peptidylprolyl isomerase, translating to MKLRYLALALAFSLPALAQSSQSSTDALPDDPGTTTTVKPPVTPTGPTVVIDTTMGRLTCKLYDKQAPITVANFIGLAEGTKDWTDPKTLKKVHGQPFYNGTTFHRVIPDFMIQGGDRAGDGTGDPGYLFQDEIDPSLTFDQPGRLAMANSGPGPSGGGTNGSQFFITETPQTELNGKHTIFGQCDEHSVLLVASIARVPRDENDKPLSPVTINRITIVRDGQPMPPAPAAPPATPAAPPAAAQ from the coding sequence ATGAAGCTTCGCTATCTCGCACTTGCCCTGGCCTTCAGCCTGCCCGCGCTCGCGCAAAGCTCGCAGTCCTCGACAGACGCTCTTCCGGACGATCCGGGCACAACGACCACGGTGAAGCCTCCAGTTACGCCCACCGGCCCCACCGTTGTGATCGACACAACCATGGGACGACTAACCTGCAAGCTCTACGACAAACAGGCTCCCATCACCGTAGCCAACTTCATCGGTCTCGCCGAAGGCACCAAGGACTGGACCGACCCCAAGACACTCAAGAAGGTTCACGGCCAACCCTTTTACAACGGCACCACCTTTCACCGCGTCATCCCTGATTTCATGATCCAGGGTGGCGACCGTGCAGGCGACGGCACCGGCGATCCCGGCTATCTCTTTCAAGACGAAATTGACCCATCGCTCACCTTCGACCAGCCCGGAAGACTTGCCATGGCCAACTCCGGCCCCGGCCCCTCAGGCGGTGGAACCAACGGCTCGCAATTCTTCATCACCGAAACTCCGCAGACTGAGCTCAACGGCAAGCACACCATCTTCGGCCAATGCGACGAGCACAGCGTCTTGCTTGTAGCCTCCATCGCGCGTGTCCCTCGCGACGAGAACGATAAGCCTCTGTCTCCGGTCACCATCAACCGCATCACGATCGTGCGCGACGGACAGCCCATGCCGCCTGCACCTGCTGCTCCGCCAGCTACGCCCGCTGCACCACCCGCAGCCGCACAATAA
- a CDS encoding YncE family protein: MPTPRHLLLPSRFFAAAAALTLLAACSGCRRNGFPDVPAGYHEFAYVSNGGSNTVSVLDLVYLRQDRTLRVGDDPTGLAVNPARNEVYVVNTKSDSVSVIDAETNSVVATIPVHHRPYAISVDDTGHRAYVANSGSNSVSVLDLDHRREIAVAGTGEQPGLARISPDNRTLVVTNRGSGSISIYDVAPYEASPSDPSRILHFRATFDGCPGATDAVILPDSSKVFVACSDGHQVMVVSLAAAPGSWAARQDASALTDHLLTLLDVGKTPVNLAMKPDGGEIFVSNFDSDSISEIDTWNNQVGWTQAIGNKPTHGIVSRDNSSLWVSNFGADSLSLYSIDDGRVSNSVHTGSEPDALAFSADEHLLLAADAHSGDVSVIRTQDKAGPTLFTILPAGSSPNAIVTKAFKLKS, translated from the coding sequence GTGCCAACCCCCCGTCATCTTCTGCTCCCATCCCGCTTTTTCGCCGCTGCCGCCGCTCTCACGCTGCTTGCCGCCTGTTCCGGCTGCCGCCGCAACGGTTTCCCCGATGTCCCCGCCGGATACCACGAGTTCGCCTACGTCAGCAACGGCGGCTCTAACACCGTCTCTGTGCTCGACCTCGTCTATCTTCGCCAGGACCGCACCCTCCGCGTCGGCGACGATCCCACCGGCCTCGCCGTGAACCCTGCCCGCAATGAGGTCTACGTCGTCAACACCAAGTCCGACAGCGTCTCCGTCATCGACGCCGAGACCAACAGCGTCGTTGCCACCATCCCCGTCCATCACCGCCCATACGCCATCAGCGTCGACGACACCGGCCACCGCGCCTACGTCGCCAACTCCGGCTCCAACTCTGTTAGCGTGCTCGACCTCGACCATCGCCGCGAGATCGCCGTCGCCGGCACCGGCGAGCAACCCGGCCTCGCTCGCATCTCACCCGACAACCGCACTCTAGTCGTCACCAACCGAGGCAGCGGCAGTATCTCCATCTACGACGTAGCCCCCTACGAAGCATCGCCATCGGACCCCTCGCGCATTCTGCACTTCCGTGCCACCTTCGACGGTTGCCCCGGAGCCACCGACGCCGTCATCCTTCCCGACTCCTCCAAGGTCTTTGTCGCCTGCTCCGACGGCCATCAGGTCATGGTTGTCAGTCTGGCCGCCGCTCCCGGCTCCTGGGCCGCACGGCAGGATGCGTCAGCCCTCACCGACCATCTGCTCACACTGCTCGACGTCGGCAAGACACCCGTCAACCTCGCCATGAAGCCCGACGGGGGCGAGATCTTCGTCTCTAACTTCGACTCCGACAGCATCTCCGAGATCGACACCTGGAACAACCAGGTCGGCTGGACGCAGGCCATCGGCAACAAGCCCACCCACGGAATCGTCAGCCGCGACAACAGCTCCCTCTGGGTCTCCAACTTCGGCGCCGACTCCCTCAGCCTCTACAGCATCGACGACGGCCGCGTCTCCAACAGCGTCCACACCGGCTCCGAGCCCGACGCCCTCGCCTTCTCCGCCGACGAGCACCTTCTGCTCGCCGCCGACGCCCACTCCGGCGACGTCTCCGTCATCCGCACGCAGGACAAGGCAGGCCCCACCCTCTTTACCATCCTGCCCGCCGGAAGCTCTCCCAACGCCATCGTCACCAAAGCCTTCAAACTAAAGTCCTGA
- the rph gene encoding ribonuclease PH, with product MPQAPSQLFRPDHRAADALRPTRITPGFIVMPEGSVLIETGNTRVLCNASIEQGVPGWLRNSGRGWVTAEYGMLPRATLTRTARESERGKIGGRTHEIQRLIGRSLRSVVDMKALGERTIILDCDVLQADGGTRTAAITGACVALAIALNKLVAAGTLKASPLRQMLAATSVGIVDGHVLLDLCYEEDSRAEVDMNVVMLADGGLIETQATAEKNSYTRQQLNQMLDYAEKGIGDLLAAQSAVLEAAS from the coding sequence ATGCCCCAAGCCCCATCGCAGCTCTTCCGGCCCGACCATCGTGCCGCCGACGCCCTTCGCCCCACCCGCATCACTCCCGGCTTCATCGTTATGCCCGAGGGCTCAGTCCTCATCGAAACCGGCAATACCCGCGTCCTCTGCAACGCCTCTATCGAGCAGGGCGTCCCCGGCTGGCTGCGCAACTCCGGCCGCGGCTGGGTCACGGCAGAGTATGGAATGCTTCCCCGCGCCACCCTCACCCGCACCGCACGCGAGTCCGAACGCGGCAAGATCGGCGGCCGCACCCACGAGATTCAGCGCCTCATCGGCCGCAGCCTGCGCTCCGTCGTCGACATGAAGGCCCTCGGCGAGCGCACCATCATCCTCGACTGCGACGTCCTCCAGGCCGACGGGGGAACCCGCACCGCGGCCATCACCGGAGCCTGCGTCGCCCTCGCCATCGCCCTTAACAAGCTGGTCGCCGCTGGAACCCTCAAAGCCTCGCCCCTGCGCCAGATGCTCGCCGCCACCTCGGTCGGCATCGTCGACGGCCACGTCCTGCTCGACCTCTGCTACGAAGAGGACTCTCGCGCCGAAGTCGACATGAACGTCGTCATGCTCGCTGACGGCGGCCTCATCGAAACCCAGGCCACTGCCGAAAAGAACTCCTACACCCGCCAGCAGCTCAACCAGATGCTCGACTACGCCGAAAAGGGTATCGGCGATCTCCTCGCCGCCCAAAGCGCGGTCCTCGAAGCCGCATCATAG
- a CDS encoding methyltransferase family protein, giving the protein MDLSMLWTVLSWAWIASEVGILLLTRTSRSTGEVQDRGSILILWGALLSAISLGRWFGESHARTMFHDAHWLRPASVVIFAVALALRWTAVITLGRSFSANVAIRATQSLHTTGLYRIVRHPSYTGLIFIFFAEALRTRNWVGFAIVMVPTTAALIYRIRVEEAALRSAFGEEYAAYSRRTKRLIPGLY; this is encoded by the coding sequence ATGGACTTGTCGATGCTTTGGACGGTACTGAGCTGGGCATGGATTGCATCTGAGGTCGGCATCCTTTTACTGACGAGGACCAGCCGGAGTACGGGCGAGGTTCAAGATCGCGGTTCCATCCTCATCCTGTGGGGAGCGCTGTTGTCTGCTATCTCGCTGGGGCGATGGTTCGGTGAGAGCCATGCCCGGACGATGTTTCATGACGCGCATTGGCTTCGGCCAGCCAGTGTGGTCATTTTTGCCGTGGCGCTTGCATTGCGATGGACCGCAGTGATTACGCTGGGAAGATCTTTCAGCGCGAATGTAGCCATTCGTGCAACGCAGTCGCTGCACACGACGGGGCTGTATCGCATTGTCCGTCATCCTTCTTATACCGGGTTGATCTTCATTTTTTTTGCAGAAGCGTTGCGCACGCGCAACTGGGTTGGGTTCGCTATTGTTATGGTCCCGACCACGGCTGCGCTGATTTATCGTATTCGTGTTGAAGAGGCTGCTCTGCGTTCGGCTTTCGGTGAGGAGTATGCAGCGTACAGCAGGAGGACGAAGCGGCTTATTCCCGGCCTCTATTGA
- a CDS encoding CbtA family protein: protein MRKNKPSIFRGVVTGITAGIVATLVMDQFQKLSTAGQRAIERQQKLAVHESPWQIAHEQAQKEQAEAEQEDSTEIVARRIAEAAGTHLPREDKKMAGRAVHYAFGTLMGVVYAVSAEVVPEITTGAGTAFGTLLFLSADEVAVPAFELSPTPADTHPFDHLQHWASHVVYGGSLEMVRNLITRLM from the coding sequence ATGCGGAAAAACAAACCGTCCATCTTTCGCGGCGTCGTCACCGGAATCACGGCAGGCATCGTTGCGACGTTAGTCATGGATCAGTTTCAGAAGCTAAGCACCGCCGGCCAAAGAGCAATCGAGAGACAACAGAAATTAGCCGTCCACGAGTCGCCCTGGCAGATCGCTCATGAGCAGGCTCAAAAAGAACAGGCCGAAGCTGAGCAGGAAGACTCCACCGAGATCGTGGCACGAAGAATCGCCGAAGCCGCAGGCACTCATCTTCCTCGCGAAGATAAAAAGATGGCAGGCCGGGCTGTCCACTATGCCTTCGGCACCCTGATGGGCGTAGTCTATGCCGTCTCCGCCGAGGTCGTCCCCGAGATCACCACGGGCGCAGGCACAGCCTTCGGCACGCTCCTCTTTTTATCCGCAGACGAAGTTGCCGTTCCCGCATTTGAGCTCTCTCCCACCCCAGCCGATACGCATCCCTTCGATCATCTTCAACATTGGGCCTCCCACGTCGTCTATGGCGGTTCGCTGGAGATGGTGCGCAATCTGATCACGAGACTGATGTAA